One genomic segment of Candidatus Komeilibacteria bacterium CG_4_10_14_0_2_um_filter_37_10 includes these proteins:
- a CDS encoding DNA recombination protein RmuC has protein sequence EKLQKHLLAYNVYLVKLGNNLGTTVNMYNTVYKEFGKIDKDVVKITGQENKLEIKELPKPDNV, from the coding sequence GAAAAATTGCAGAAACATTTACTCGCCTACAATGTTTATTTAGTGAAGCTGGGAAATAATTTGGGTACGACAGTAAATATGTACAATACTGTTTATAAAGAGTTTGGTAAGATTGATAAAGATGTGGTCAAAATCACTGGTCAAGAAAATAAGTTAGAAATTAAAGAATTACCCAAGCCGGATAATGTGTAG